A portion of the Leptospira barantonii genome contains these proteins:
- a CDS encoding cupin domain-containing protein — protein sequence MNKIFSAISFSVLLLLLNCQKENSEAPTSSPFRKINLQSFLNSSESKKFSIELAQGKIGVQVLNIPKLPRKVNLVLEQDDCTYYVIRGNLRLTIPGNESIEVQPEEVLFVPAGLVHSISSDKNNSKVLMVKSTNQSEIRYLQDSDLSPIP from the coding sequence ATGAATAAAATTTTCTCGGCAATTTCCTTTTCTGTCCTCCTTCTACTCTTAAACTGTCAAAAAGAGAATTCGGAAGCTCCAACTTCCTCGCCTTTTCGAAAAATCAATCTGCAATCGTTTTTAAATTCTTCCGAATCTAAAAAATTTTCAATAGAACTCGCTCAGGGAAAAATCGGAGTTCAAGTATTAAATATTCCTAAATTACCTCGAAAGGTCAATCTTGTCCTGGAACAAGACGACTGCACTTATTACGTAATTCGCGGAAATCTTCGACTTACGATTCCGGGCAACGAAAGTATAGAAGTTCAACCCGAAGAAGTGTTATTTGTTCCTGCGGGTTTAGTACATTCCATTTCATCCGATAAAAACAATTCAAAAGTTTTAATGGTCAAGAGCACGAATCAATCGGAAATACGATATCTTCAAGATTCCGACTTATCTCCGATTCCATAA
- a CDS encoding NAD(P)-binding domain-containing protein, which yields MSIKIPFVSRYFSWLHNNAPEGAVEIYPELSENYESSVPGIRVIGDLTGLPLLKFAVESGAKVVKEIERENGKRNSTDEKKDSSVYDVLIVGAGPAGVSAGIECKKLNYNFIILEANDPFHTVKSYPKAKPIFAEPEDLQTESEIVIQNGTKESLLKDLQDALAKWKLPIQTKTNVSRVQKENFGFTIFTDNGEIFRTKELILALGKSGDARNLQVPGEELPKVFHRLIDPKDFQNEKVLVVGGGDSAVEAAIAISDYANSVRLSYRGKELVRPKSDNKQKFETLVESGKIEFLNETVLEEISTEEVRLKKTDSTNQNKGSHDSINISNTSVLVQIGSNAPIEFLKKIGLRIQNQKRIWDWIGFTAMILFANVIYFGKASFYGNSVYAWIASVSLIGFVILGTGILFHLFQNAKEIFSNFWNVFKNSYILFASIYFCSVYVGSKYLDFHVFGKQPGFHYTLLYSLTILTFGLRRMKVRPTRYIRKQTWTLILIQIFPLFLLPEIILPFLGQNGLLGNPNGFLLTQVFPYGAYWNAYGFILAWPLNMGIFYNTGITSFWLIYGILQTFVVIPYLVYRFGKGAYCGWICSCGGLAETLGDETRTKMPHGKFANQLENSGQWILLFATIITLLKLSEIFLSSWFPFTHVLGSIGDGGKKIYDVVVDLLLAGVVGVGAYFFLSGRVWCRFFCPLSALMHIYARFSKFRIFSEKKRCISCNICTKVCHQGIDVMSYANKGLPMDNVQCVRCSACVVNCPTNVLSFGETK from the coding sequence ATGAGCATAAAAATCCCGTTCGTTTCGCGTTATTTTTCCTGGCTTCACAACAACGCCCCCGAAGGCGCTGTTGAAATTTATCCCGAACTTTCCGAAAACTACGAAAGTTCAGTTCCGGGAATTCGAGTCATCGGGGATCTTACCGGACTTCCTCTTTTGAAATTCGCCGTGGAAAGCGGAGCCAAGGTCGTAAAAGAAATCGAAAGGGAGAATGGAAAACGTAACTCGACGGATGAAAAGAAGGATTCTTCCGTATACGACGTGTTGATCGTAGGCGCGGGTCCGGCCGGGGTTTCCGCCGGGATCGAATGTAAAAAACTAAATTATAATTTCATTATATTAGAGGCAAATGATCCGTTTCACACCGTCAAAAGTTATCCGAAAGCAAAGCCGATCTTTGCCGAACCGGAAGACCTTCAAACCGAATCGGAAATTGTAATTCAAAACGGAACCAAAGAAAGTCTCTTGAAAGATCTGCAGGACGCTCTTGCAAAATGGAAACTTCCGATTCAAACAAAAACGAACGTCTCTCGTGTGCAAAAAGAGAATTTCGGTTTTACGATTTTTACTGATAACGGGGAAATCTTTCGAACTAAAGAATTGATTCTCGCTTTGGGTAAAAGCGGAGACGCAAGAAACCTCCAAGTACCCGGAGAAGAATTGCCGAAAGTGTTTCATCGCCTGATCGATCCGAAAGATTTTCAAAACGAGAAGGTGCTCGTAGTAGGCGGTGGAGATTCCGCGGTAGAAGCCGCGATCGCAATCAGCGATTATGCGAATTCGGTTCGCCTTTCCTATCGAGGAAAAGAACTCGTTCGACCCAAGTCGGATAACAAACAAAAATTCGAAACCTTAGTCGAATCCGGAAAAATCGAATTCTTAAACGAAACCGTTTTGGAGGAAATTTCAACCGAAGAAGTTCGCTTGAAAAAAACCGATTCAACAAATCAAAACAAAGGTTCGCATGATTCTATAAACATTTCGAACACTAGCGTGCTTGTTCAAATCGGCTCGAACGCTCCGATAGAATTTCTAAAAAAAATCGGACTCCGGATTCAAAATCAGAAACGGATATGGGATTGGATCGGATTCACTGCGATGATTCTTTTTGCGAACGTGATTTATTTCGGAAAGGCTTCGTTCTACGGCAATTCGGTTTACGCGTGGATCGCCTCGGTTTCTTTGATCGGTTTCGTGATTCTCGGGACCGGGATCCTGTTTCATTTGTTTCAAAACGCCAAAGAGATCTTTTCAAACTTTTGGAATGTATTCAAAAATTCTTATATATTGTTCGCTTCGATTTATTTTTGTTCGGTTTACGTGGGAAGCAAGTATTTGGACTTTCACGTTTTCGGAAAACAACCCGGCTTTCATTATACGCTTTTGTATTCGCTTACCATTCTCACCTTCGGTTTAAGAAGAATGAAAGTAAGACCGACTCGTTACATTCGAAAACAAACCTGGACCTTGATTTTAATCCAGATCTTTCCGTTGTTTCTGTTACCGGAGATCATTCTTCCTTTTCTGGGTCAAAACGGTCTATTAGGAAATCCGAATGGGTTTTTATTGACTCAGGTATTTCCTTACGGCGCGTACTGGAACGCGTACGGTTTTATTCTCGCTTGGCCGTTGAACATGGGAATTTTTTACAACACTGGGATCACTTCCTTTTGGTTGATCTACGGAATTCTTCAAACCTTCGTGGTGATCCCCTATCTCGTGTATCGTTTCGGGAAAGGCGCTTATTGCGGTTGGATCTGTTCCTGCGGAGGACTTGCGGAAACTCTCGGAGATGAAACAAGAACCAAAATGCCTCATGGAAAATTCGCCAATCAATTGGAAAACTCGGGTCAGTGGATTCTTTTGTTTGCTACGATCATCACTCTTCTTAAGTTGAGTGAAATCTTTTTGTCATCTTGGTTTCCTTTCACACACGTCTTAGGAAGTATAGGCGACGGAGGTAAAAAGATTTACGACGTAGTCGTAGACTTATTGTTAGCCGGTGTAGTCGGCGTAGGCGCCTACTTCTTTTTAAGCGGAAGGGTTTGGTGCAGATTCTTCTGCCCCCTTTCCGCGTTGATGCATATATATGCAAGATTTAGCAAGTTCCGAATTTTCTCCGAGAAAAAACGTTGTATTTCCTGTAATATATGCACCAAGGTTTGTCACCAAGGAATCGACGTTATGAGCTACGCGAACAAGGGACTTCCTATGGATAACGTTCAATGTGTTCGTTGTTCCGCTTGTGTAGTCAACTGTCCCACGAATGTTCTGTCCTTCGGGGAAACGAAGTAG
- a CDS encoding YncE family protein, producing the protein MNSNFKKNPLKPNVAFLIPVFLFLVCCESGNSSLISSPANREKSGSAIVKFSIQPYKGTVIKSGEEILPFKVLETDKNIALVEVDAPVYKDGKGIELKLSSPGFQNSSYRAKSTEELNEKLIALDKEGITHRFVSRLKTGMQPKSVRFIDNTRLAIPLLEDEGMDVLDISTGVTVRLAPPEKYKKKLGFVETIAIPEHNELWVSQMQANAVHVFDLKTLEYKATVDLTGKWSKILLYDPIRDLVYCSNWISEDISVIDRKTKTEVRKTDKIGLPRGLLLSKDGKELYIAQFSASNQESGGGRLGIYSMEKEKLIDTIGPPGNKRHIVPGNTENKIYVSDMCCSKIEVYDLKEKKVQKTIPVFEKPNTIALSPDGKYLYVSCRGPNNPTEGYLKKGLVLGRVYVIDTATDTVKEFWEAGNQPTGLDVSPDNRYLVISDFLDHQIRVFRRDGF; encoded by the coding sequence TTGAACTCGAATTTCAAAAAGAATCCTCTCAAACCGAACGTCGCGTTTTTGATTCCGGTTTTTTTGTTCTTAGTCTGTTGCGAAAGCGGGAATTCTTCCCTAATCTCCTCGCCGGCAAACCGGGAAAAGAGCGGAAGCGCGATCGTTAAGTTCAGCATTCAACCGTATAAAGGAACCGTAATCAAATCGGGAGAAGAGATTCTTCCCTTTAAGGTTTTGGAAACGGATAAGAATATCGCTTTGGTCGAAGTCGACGCTCCCGTTTACAAGGACGGCAAGGGAATCGAACTGAAACTTTCCTCTCCCGGTTTTCAAAATTCTTCCTATCGCGCCAAGTCCACGGAAGAATTGAACGAGAAATTGATCGCCTTGGACAAAGAGGGCATAACGCATCGTTTCGTTTCCAGACTCAAAACCGGAATGCAACCCAAAAGCGTGCGTTTTATAGACAACACAAGACTTGCAATTCCTCTTCTCGAAGACGAAGGAATGGACGTTCTCGATATCAGCACGGGCGTAACGGTTCGTCTTGCTCCTCCCGAAAAATACAAAAAGAAATTGGGCTTCGTGGAAACGATCGCGATTCCGGAACACAACGAACTCTGGGTGAGTCAGATGCAGGCAAACGCGGTTCACGTATTCGATCTAAAAACACTCGAGTATAAAGCGACAGTGGATCTTACCGGAAAGTGGTCCAAGATTCTTCTCTACGATCCGATCCGAGATTTAGTCTATTGTTCGAATTGGATCAGCGAAGACATTTCCGTGATCGATCGAAAAACAAAAACGGAAGTACGCAAAACGGATAAGATCGGTTTACCAAGAGGCCTTCTTCTTTCCAAAGACGGAAAGGAATTATACATAGCTCAATTCTCCGCGAGCAATCAGGAATCCGGTGGAGGAAGACTCGGAATCTATTCCATGGAAAAGGAAAAGCTGATCGATACGATCGGCCCTCCCGGTAACAAACGTCATATCGTTCCGGGAAACACAGAAAATAAAATTTATGTTTCCGATATGTGTTGTAGCAAAATCGAAGTCTACGATCTGAAAGAAAAGAAAGTTCAAAAGACGATTCCAGTATTCGAAAAACCGAATACGATCGCCTTGTCTCCCGATGGAAAGTATTTGTATGTTTCCTGCAGAGGTCCGAACAATCCCACCGAAGGTTATCTCAAAAAAGGATTGGTTCTCGGAAGAGTTTACGTGATCGACACCGCGACCGATACCGTAAAAGAATTTTGGGAAGCGGGAAACCAACCCACGGGGCTCGACGTTTCTCCCGATAATCGCTACTTGGTGATCTCGGATTTTTTGGATCATCAAATTCGAGTCTTTCGCAGAGACGGTTTTTAA
- a CDS encoding acyltransferase family protein, producing the protein MSLTKPTLTKNRKRLFYLDNLRSFALLLGLVFHVAIVYAAEIKYPLRNEERSEFFDVFGEWVHIFRMPLFFFLSGYFTEAIFRAKALKDFLRMRIFRIFIPTVIGILLFAPMQSYISILQSGEQVSYLDFYFRIFLNGNIRPSHLWFLYFLILFTVLHILIRGVTLPLTVLLKKEPSQKGFAQEWKTILVFTFISFVGTCLINFYYMKDDSWFAIEPVNFVYNYTFFLCGSLLISKENLLLEPQSDRFWIWAPLALVAFGAFYEISRIDPFWSYFGYTGNWRRILHILFKCAAGWLMIRLLIGLFQKFCDFKNDQTEYMRTASLPIYLVHHPVSLLVGYFVVHTSLSLPAKFALHLISVFGITFAIYHFLIRPFHWVNLILGNQTQQKKNP; encoded by the coding sequence TTGAGCCTTACTAAGCCGACCTTGACAAAAAACCGAAAGAGACTTTTTTACTTAGACAATCTTCGTTCATTCGCTCTCTTGCTCGGACTCGTATTTCATGTGGCGATCGTTTACGCCGCTGAAATTAAATATCCTCTCCGAAACGAGGAACGATCGGAGTTCTTCGACGTGTTCGGAGAATGGGTTCATATATTCAGAATGCCCTTGTTCTTTTTTCTTTCGGGTTACTTCACCGAGGCGATCTTTCGCGCCAAGGCCCTAAAGGATTTTTTAAGAATGAGAATCTTTCGGATTTTCATTCCGACGGTGATCGGAATTCTTCTTTTTGCGCCGATGCAATCCTACATTTCGATCCTTCAATCCGGTGAACAAGTATCGTATCTTGATTTTTATTTTAGAATATTCTTAAATGGGAATATACGACCGTCTCATCTCTGGTTTTTGTACTTTCTGATCCTGTTTACGGTTTTGCACATTCTCATACGAGGAGTCACACTTCCTCTGACCGTACTTTTGAAAAAGGAACCTTCTCAAAAAGGATTCGCGCAGGAATGGAAAACGATCCTCGTTTTCACCTTTATCAGCTTTGTCGGAACATGTCTGATCAACTTCTACTATATGAAGGACGACTCCTGGTTCGCAATCGAACCCGTGAACTTCGTATATAACTACACCTTTTTTCTTTGCGGAAGTCTTTTGATCTCCAAGGAGAATCTTCTTTTGGAACCGCAATCCGATCGTTTTTGGATCTGGGCCCCTCTTGCGTTAGTCGCCTTTGGGGCGTTTTACGAAATCAGCAGGATCGATCCGTTCTGGTCTTACTTCGGCTATACCGGAAATTGGAGGAGAATTCTCCATATCCTTTTTAAATGTGCGGCCGGTTGGTTGATGATCCGTCTTTTGATCGGACTTTTTCAGAAGTTCTGCGATTTCAAAAACGATCAAACCGAATATATGAGAACCGCGAGTTTGCCGATCTATCTCGTCCATCATCCGGTTTCGCTTTTGGTCGGCTACTTCGTGGTTCATACTTCCTTGAGTCTTCCCGCGAAATTCGCACTACATCTGATTTCTGTTTTCGGAATCACATTCGCAATTTATCATTTTCTAATACGTCCGTTTCACTGGGTCAATCTGATCCTCGGAAACCAAACACAACAAAAAAAGAATCCATAA
- a CDS encoding Crp/Fnr family transcriptional regulator has translation MVHRLGVEFKESDIIFEENQEAEVMYLIVKGKVGIHKKVKEAYKLLVELKEGDMFGEMALIDKTPRSARAVARTDVSLIAINEGAFFNLIQTNPGFSMKIVKILSSRLRETNKTIASLLKADKKNLVTSALISFSQTNGQQDGNNYRIHLSHFIKWAILRVGLEHQDLVSSISLLVKDKMVEQRKEDPSTLIIRESLFKYTVDA, from the coding sequence ATGGTCCACAGGCTGGGCGTTGAGTTCAAAGAATCCGATATCATCTTTGAAGAAAATCAGGAAGCGGAAGTGATGTACCTGATCGTGAAAGGAAAAGTCGGAATTCACAAAAAAGTAAAGGAAGCCTATAAACTCCTCGTAGAATTAAAAGAGGGCGATATGTTCGGCGAAATGGCACTGATCGATAAGACGCCTCGAAGCGCAAGAGCCGTCGCGAGGACGGATGTTTCGCTTATCGCAATCAACGAAGGCGCCTTTTTCAATCTCATCCAAACGAATCCCGGATTCTCCATGAAGATCGTAAAAATTCTTTCTTCCAGACTTCGGGAAACCAACAAGACGATCGCATCGCTTTTAAAAGCGGACAAAAAGAATTTAGTGACTTCCGCGTTGATCAGTTTCTCGCAAACGAACGGACAACAAGACGGAAACAATTATCGAATTCATCTCAGCCATTTCATCAAGTGGGCGATTCTCAGAGTCGGGTTGGAACATCAAGATTTGGTGAGTTCGATCAGTCTATTAGTAAAAGATAAAATGGTGGAACAGAGAAAAGAGGATCCTTCGACCTTAATCATCCGGGAATCGCTTTTCAAATATACGGTGGATGCTTGA